The Zea mays subsp. mays mitochondrion, complete genome genome contains a region encoding:
- the orf107-c gene encoding hypothetical protein, with amino-acid sequence MEPYRSTKRRCSREGRAYLQIRYQLSSKISFITKEMAPKQLICNPDTSKHGQIDPKNQRALAKSRLLKSLTYNASLLLSTILVSKNVPISAATRLSHLLFLVILQLE; translated from the coding sequence ATGGAACCGTACCGATCTACTAAACGAAGGTGTTCACGAGAGGGAAGGGCTTATCTTCAAATTCGGTATCAACTGAGCTCCAAAATTTCATTCATAACAAAGGAAATGGCACCGAAACAACTTATCTGCAACCCTGACACCAGCAAGCACGGGCAAATTGATCCTAAAAACCAAAGGGCGTTAGCCAAGTCGAGGCTTTTGAAAAGCCTTACCTACAACGCGAGTCTCCTATTATCAACCATTCTAGTTTCAAAAAATGTTCCCATCAGTGCTGCTACTCGACTTTCTCATCTCCTATTTCTAGTTATCTTACAATTAGAGTAG
- the orf105-b gene encoding hypothetical protein yields the protein MLIVPNEGFALSRKPHSFRLRKSHVLFPINKEIHSFFQKSPLLPPQAPITRPSGSHPAEDSERIYLMAWLAVGCDLFSCHIAFFLLPPFSSLLPLLHINQRSIVE from the coding sequence ATGTTGATTGTACCGAACGAAGGATTTGCCTTATCACGAAAGCCACATTCGTTTCGTTTGAGGAAGTCACACGTCCTGTTCCCTATAAATAAGGAGATTCATTCTTTTTTTCAGAAATCCCCTCTTCTTCCTCCTCAAGCCCCTATCACAAGACCAAGCGGATCTCATCCTGCAGAAGACTCAGAGCGGATCTATCTAATGGCATGGCTGGCTGTCGGATGTGATCTATTCTCGTGTCACATCGCTTTCTTTCTTCTCCCTCCATTTTCTTCACTACTACCGCTCCTACACATAAATCAAAGAAGCATTGTGGAATAG
- the ccmC gene encoding cytochrome c biogenesis C gives MSVSLLQPYFFMSKTKSYAQILIGSRLFLTAMAIHLSLRVAPPDLQQGGNSRISYVHVPAARMSIVIYIATAINSSLFPLTKHPLFLRSSGTGTEIGAFSTLFTLVTGGFRGRPMWGTFRVWDARLTSVFILFLIYLGALRFQKLPVEPAPISIRAGPIDIPIIKSPVNWWNTSHQPGSISRSGTSIHVPMPIPILSNFANFPFSTRILFVLETRLPIPSFPESPLTEEIEAREVIPLKT, from the coding sequence ATGTCAGTTTCGTTATTACAACCTTATTTTTTTATGTCAAAGACAAAAAGCTACGCGCAAATTCTCATTGGATCTCGGTTGTTCTTAACAGCGATGGCTATTCATTTAAGTCTTCGGGTAGCACCACCAGATCTTCAACAAGGTGGAAATTCTCGTATTTCGTATGTACATGTTCCTGCGGCTCGGATGAGTATAGTTATTTATATCGCGACAGCTATAAACAGTTCCTTGTTCCCATTAACAAAACATCCCCTTTTTCTTCGCTCTTCCGGAACCGGTACAGAAATTGGTGCTTTTTCTACTTTGTTTACGTTAGTGACTGGGGGGTTTCGGGGAAGGCCTATGTGGGGTACCTTTCGGGTGTGGGATGCTCGTTTAACTTCTGTATTCATCTTGTTCCTTATTTACCTGGGTGCACTGCGTTTTCAAAAGCTTCCTGTCGAACCGGCTCCTATTTCAATCCGTGCTGGACCGATCGATATACCAATAATAAAGTCTCCAGTCAACTGGTGGAATACATCGCATCAACCTGGGAGCATTAGCCGATCTGGTACATCAATACATGTTCCTATGCCCATTCCAATCTTGTCTAACTTTGCTAACTTCCCCTTCTCTACCCGTATCTTGTTCGTTCTGGAAACACGTCTTCCTATTCCATCTTTTCCCGAATCTCCCTTAACGGAAGAAATAGAAGCTCGAGAAGTAATACCACTAAAAACCTAG
- the orf105-c gene encoding hypothetical protein encodes MQGAVLALPSQDRSRTCHVRDRPPQLCIDRKAGRQSPQPTGVVTSSMSPLDSRHAMIPHPGWVGAGRVRITAEQLQRPDQIYLLGNSSGDFTVAKEAPRSIKHFR; translated from the coding sequence ATGCAAGGCGCCGTCTTAGCCTTGCCTTCCCAGGATCGCTCCCGCACCTGTCACGTTCGTGATCGGCCTCCTCAACTGTGTATCGATCGAAAGGCAGGGCGGCAGAGCCCCCAACCGACGGGAGTTGTTACGTCCAGTATGTCCCCCCTCGATTCCCGACATGCTATGATACCCCACCCAGGGTGGGTAGGAGCGGGTCGAGTCCGTATCACCGCGGAACAACTGCAGCGTCCGGATCAGATCTATCTACTCGGCAATTCATCCGGTGACTTCACGGTCGCCAAAGAAGCCCCAAGAAGCATCAAACATTTCCGATGA